The Corynebacterium atypicum genome contains the following window.
GCGCCTGCACCGCATGAAGGAACTGCAGGCCATGGATGCCGCGGAGGACGGCTACCTGGGCCGGACGAAGAAGGAAGTCCTGATGCTCACCCGCGAGCGCACCAAGCTGGAGCGGGTGCTGGGCGGTATCTCGGAGATGACGAAGGTTCCGTCTGCGCTGTGGATCGTGGACACGAACAAGGAGCACATTGCCGTCGCCGAGGCGCTCAAGCTGAACATCCCGATCGTTGCTGTGCTGGACACCAACTGCGATCCCGACGACGTTGCCTACCCGATCCCGGGCAACGACGACGCGATCCGTTCTGTCCGGCTGCTCACCCACATCGTTGGCGAGGCCGTCGTCGCCGGTAAGCAGGCGCGGGAAGAGCATCAGCTCGCCCAGGCGCGCGAGGCCGCCGGCGACACGGACGAGAAGGCCGCCGAGGATCAGGCGAAGGCAGCTGCTGCCGACGCCGCCGAGAAGCCCGAGGGCGAGCAGGCCGAGGATGCTTCGCAGGAGCCGGCCGCCGAGCAGGGCGAGTAACTCGCCGCTAGCCTTAGCAACTGGGACAACAACCAAAGTCAAGGAGGATCGCCCACTCATGGCGAATTACACCGCCGCGGACGTGAAGAAGCTCCGCGAGATCACCGGCTCCGGCATGCTCGACTGCAAGAAGGCGCTCGAGGAGACCGAGGGTGACTTCGACAAGGCCGTAGAGAACCTGCGCATCAAGGGTGCGAAGGACGTGGGCAAGCGCGCCGAGCGCAACGCCCTGGAAGGCCTTGTTGCGGTTTCGGGCAACACGATGATCGAGGTCAACTCGGAGACCGACTTCGTGGCCAAGAACTCCGAGTTCAAGGAGACGGCCGCCAAGATCGCCGAGGCAGCAGGCAAGGCCAAGGCGAACTCCGCCGAGGAGCTTGCCCAGGCCGACGTCGAGGGCACCCCGGCCCACGAGTACTTGGAGGCGCTGTCGGCCAAGATCGGCGAGAAGCTGCAGCTGCGGCGCGCCGTGACTCTCGAGGGTGACAACATCTCCGTCTACCTGCACCAGCGTTCCGCTGACTTGCCGCCCGCTGTGGGCGTGCTGGTCGCCTACACCGGCGAGGGCGAGAACGTCGAGGAGGCCGCGCACAACGTCGCGATGCAGGTCGCCGCGCTGAAGGCGAAGTACCTCACCCGCGAGGACGTGCCCGAGGAGGTCGTGGCCAAGGAGCGCGAGATCGCTGAGCAGATCACCCGCGAGGAAGGCAAGCCCGAAAAGGCCATCCCGAAGATCGTCGAGGGCCGCCTCAACGGGTTCTTCAAGGACGTCGTCCTGCTCGAGCAGCCTTCTGTGGCTGACAACAAGAAGACCGTCGGCCAGCTGGCCAAAGAAGCAGGCCTGGAGGTCACCGCCTTCGCCCGCTTCGAGGTCGGCCAGGAGTAGGTCGGTTAACCCATCATCTGGGTAAGCCGCCTGGGGTGTGATCGCCCCGGGCGGCTTTTTGCGTCCGCTATGTGCCCGCCTTGCCGGTGCGCGGGCGTCGAGAAGCGGGCGCCCCAAAAGCCGACACCCCTCGACGTCGTGCGAAAGTGTTGCCGGTAGGATTGCCGGCGAAGGAAAGCCTGCCTTGTTCGCGCCCTACGCAGGTGGCCGCGGACAATTGCCCAACTTAAAAGGAGTCCCGACTGTGACCACCCCGGACAATTCGACTGACCAGCGCACCGGCTATAAGCGCGTGATGCTGAAGCTCGGCGGCGAGATGTTCGGTGGCGGGGAAGTGGGCATTGACCCCGACGTCGTGGAAAACGTCGCCCGCCAGATCGCCGAGGTGGCCGAGGGCGGCACCGAAGTGGCCGTGGTGATCGGCGGTGGCAACTTCTTCCGCGGGGCCCAATTGCAGCAGCGTGGCATGGACCGGGCCCGCTCGGATTACATGGGCATGCTCGGCACGGTGATGAACTGCCTGGCCCTCCAGGACTTCCTTCTGCAGCAAGGCGTCGAGTGCCGCGTGCAGACGAGTATCAACATGGCCCAGATCGCCGAGCCCTACCTGCCGTTGCGCGCGGCCCGTCACTTGGAGAAGGGCCGGGTCGTTATCTTCGGCGCGGGCATGGGTATGCCGTATTTCTCTACCGATACGACCGCCGCGCAGCGCGCCCTCGAGATTGGGTGTGAGGTGCTGTTGATGGCCAAGGCCGTCGACGGGGTGTATTCCTCCGATCCCCGGGTCGACCCGAACGCGGAGCTTTTTGATCAGATCACCCCGCGCGAGGTTATCGAGCGTGGCCTGAAGGTTGCCGATGCCACGGCGTTTAGCCTATGCATGGACAACAACATGCCGATTTTGGTGTTCAACCTCCTCAAGGAGGGAAACATCGCCCGTGCGGTGAGCGGGGAGAAGATCGGCACCTTGGTCGAATCCTAGAAGCTGGTTGCCAAAGCGGCCCCGCTGCATACGCCAGCCGGGGCCGCGGGGCCGTTGCTAAGCTTTGACACAATTGCCTACTGAGAAAAGGACGTTGCGAGATGATTGATGAGATCCTGCTGGGCGCAGAAGAGCGCATGGTCCAGACGGTGGACCACACCCGAGAAGACCTGACCACCATCCGCACGGGGCGGGCGAACCCGGCGATGTTCAACGGCGTGATCGCCGAGTACTACGGGGTGCCCACCCCGATTACCCAGATGTCTACCATCTCGGTGCCGGAGCCCCGGATGCTGCTCATCAAGCCCTACGAGCCCTCGCTGATGGATGAGATCGAAAAGGCCATCCGCAATTCCGATCTGGGGGTCAACCCCACTAATGACGGCCAGGTTCTGCGCGTCACGGTCCCGCAGCTGACCGAGGAGCGTCGCCGCGAGATGGTCAAGGTGTCTAAGTCGAAGGGCGAAGACGGCAAGATCGCCCTGCGCAACATTCGCCGTAAGGGCATGGGGCAGCTCAAGAAGCTCCAGAAGGACGGCGACGCTGGCGAGGACGATGTGCAGGCGGCCGAGAAAGAGCTGGACAAGACCACGCACACGTACGTCGCGCAGGTAGACGAGCTGGTGGCCGCCAAGGAAAAGGAGTTGATGGAGGTTTAACAAGCTGCAGGGCTGGTGAGCCGTTTCGATTTTTAAGGAGCACGAGGACTGGTGGGTCAACCTGGATTAAGCCTGCGGCGGATCCGTCCGCGCAACTCCGCCGGCCGCAACTTGAAGGCCGCGATTGGGGTGGGAGTGGGGCTGGCCGTCCTCGTGGTCGCCGCAGCGCTCGTCGGCCCCTACGCGTGGTATCCGTTAGTGGCGCTGGCTGTCTTCGGTGCGACCTGGGAGGTCACGGCTCGGCTGACCGAGGCGGGCTACCTGATCGAGCGCTGGGTGCTCTATGTTGGCGGCCAGGTGATGGTGTGGTCGTCCTGGTTCTTCGGGGTCACCGGGATCGCGACCTCGTTCGTCGCCGTGGCCCTCGTCCTTATGCTCACCCGTCTCTTTCACGTGGGGGGCGCGCAATCGAGCCCCGGTGGTTACGTGCGGGATACCTCGGTGGCCTTCTTCGTCGCCGTCTGGGTGCCGCTATTCGGCTCGTTCGCCGCGCTGATCTCGAAGCTCGGTACCCCGGAGTTAGACGCGCGATATTTCCTGGTCACGTTCCTCGCCTGCGTCGTCGCCTCGGATACCGGAGGGTACGCCTTCGGTGTCTTTTTTGGCTCGCACCCCCTAGCACCCGCGATCAGCCCGAATAAGTCGATCGAGGGGTTCGCCGGGTCCGTGTGCTCGGCGGCCGCGGCGGGGGCCGCGTGCCTTGCCCTGCTGCTCGATCAAGCCTGGTACGTGGGCCTGCTGCTCGGTGCCTTGCTCGCTGTGTGCGCAACGCTGGGAGACCTGGTGGAATCGCAGTTTAAACGAGACCTCAATATCAAGGACATGTCCCATTTGGTGCCCGGGCACGGGGGCCTGATGGACCGCCTAGATGGCTTGTTGCCATCGGCCATGGTCTGCTGGTTGTTGCTTTCTGCGGTGGGATAGCGGTGGGGTTTAAGCCCCCGGGCGACGGCGGATTAGGGCGCTTCGCCGAGCTCGGTAGGTGTACCTCCTGCAGCGGGGCCCAAGTCAATTGGTCTCTGGCTGGCGGGTAATGCGACAATAAGCCATCATGGCTACTCCCGTTAAATTGAATTTCTCCGCCCCGCGCCGCGGCATGCCGCCGAAACACTTCGCGGACCTCACCGAAGAAGAGCGCATTGCAGCGCTCGCCGAGCTGGGCTGCCCTAAGTTCCGGGCTGACCAGATCGCCCGCCACTATTACACCCGGTTTGAGGCCGATCCTTCGACGATGACGGACCTGCCCAAGGGGCTGCGAGAGAAAGTCGCTGAGCGGCTCTTCCCGCGGCTAATGGAGCCGCTGCGGGATCAGACCACGGACGACGGAGAGACCCAGAAGACGCTGTGGCGGCTGCACGACGGCACCCTCTTGGAG
Protein-coding sequences here:
- the rpsB gene encoding 30S ribosomal protein S2, which translates into the protein MAVVTMRELLDAGVHFGHQTRRWNPKMRRHIFTDRNGIYIIDLQQTLTYIDEAFEFVKETVAHGGNILFVGTKKQAQEAVQEEAERVGMPYVNHRWLGGMLTNFQTVSKRLHRMKELQAMDAAEDGYLGRTKKEVLMLTRERTKLERVLGGISEMTKVPSALWIVDTNKEHIAVAEALKLNIPIVAVLDTNCDPDDVAYPIPGNDDAIRSVRLLTHIVGEAVVAGKQAREEHQLAQAREAAGDTDEKAAEDQAKAAAADAAEKPEGEQAEDASQEPAAEQGE
- the tsf gene encoding translation elongation factor Ts — encoded protein: MANYTAADVKKLREITGSGMLDCKKALEETEGDFDKAVENLRIKGAKDVGKRAERNALEGLVAVSGNTMIEVNSETDFVAKNSEFKETAAKIAEAAGKAKANSAEELAQADVEGTPAHEYLEALSAKIGEKLQLRRAVTLEGDNISVYLHQRSADLPPAVGVLVAYTGEGENVEEAAHNVAMQVAALKAKYLTREDVPEEVVAKEREIAEQITREEGKPEKAIPKIVEGRLNGFFKDVVLLEQPSVADNKKTVGQLAKEAGLEVTAFARFEVGQE
- the pyrH gene encoding UMP kinase, with the protein product MLKLGGEMFGGGEVGIDPDVVENVARQIAEVAEGGTEVAVVIGGGNFFRGAQLQQRGMDRARSDYMGMLGTVMNCLALQDFLLQQGVECRVQTSINMAQIAEPYLPLRAARHLEKGRVVIFGAGMGMPYFSTDTTAAQRALEIGCEVLLMAKAVDGVYSSDPRVDPNAELFDQITPREVIERGLKVADATAFSLCMDNNMPILVFNLLKEGNIARAVSGEKIGTLVES
- the frr gene encoding ribosome recycling factor; this encodes MIDEILLGAEERMVQTVDHTREDLTTIRTGRANPAMFNGVIAEYYGVPTPITQMSTISVPEPRMLLIKPYEPSLMDEIEKAIRNSDLGVNPTNDGQVLRVTVPQLTEERRREMVKVSKSKGEDGKIALRNIRRKGMGQLKKLQKDGDAGEDDVQAAEKELDKTTHTYVAQVDELVAAKEKELMEV
- a CDS encoding phosphatidate cytidylyltransferase is translated as MGQPGLSLRRIRPRNSAGRNLKAAIGVGVGLAVLVVAAALVGPYAWYPLVALAVFGATWEVTARLTEAGYLIERWVLYVGGQVMVWSSWFFGVTGIATSFVAVALVLMLTRLFHVGGAQSSPGGYVRDTSVAFFVAVWVPLFGSFAALISKLGTPELDARYFLVTFLACVVASDTGGYAFGVFFGSHPLAPAISPNKSIEGFAGSVCSAAAAGAACLALLLDQAWYVGLLLGALLAVCATLGDLVESQFKRDLNIKDMSHLVPGHGGLMDRLDGLLPSAMVCWLLLSAVG